From the Desulfobacterales bacterium genome, one window contains:
- a CDS encoding TonB-dependent receptor plug domain-containing protein — translation MRLTNLADSRHGGKFGLLLRDRNQPVRLSLIILCMSVWLMVCVADGVAGDSGGIDDTLLIFVGEELDVLSIATRREESAWQAPAVAKVITAQQIREGGVLTLSEALSTVPGFYMADKEWGIMPYMRGIPNSVLFLHDTVPMGSDVNKSLNPIGHELPLTAIKRIEIIRGPGSVLWGPDAFAGIVNVVPLSGKDFEGIETGLSMGTTQSQKGGYVNLGHDSGSWDAFASLSARSEEGEDRPYNVVNFWQDSDTPVPPEDRFGIGTVDTADYVDALGAVSLGNCLSATAKASLSETPYSLTGDDGEMTWPEERRVSSGYVKVEGKKETSRNAAIRVLGSYSWLNPDWKIIDLTLNQEENTVYGELLYDQSFFDGIGLLTTGVSYREKRVTDAPIWDGYLYDYLGPLNEYFVPGLTLADYESSLRSVFGQYTHKINKLELLGGIRYDDHDAYEDNVSFNGGGVWRFSRALIFKLLYGTAYRTPFSHQLLADEASKLEKIKSFTAQIGWHPSDDFNFSLTGFYNEIENHIMQDQFAGLSLPNRQETQGAEFDIQWNPFRALELRGNMTIMDHSGPNEIYKYNDYSTINPDDGTVEKHYVDLSYPYDAGPDTLINLMGVWRPSDSLSMSFRIYHISSRPLIFPRGGQSREISGVWLADTSLLCRDILTSGFDMRILLKNIMDEDYETPGTYYVIKGEPFRAEISFSKKW, via the coding sequence ATGCGATTGACTAATCTTGCGGATAGCCGGCATGGCGGAAAATTCGGTTTACTCCTGCGGGACCGCAACCAGCCGGTGCGCTTATCGCTTATCATCTTGTGTATGAGCGTATGGCTGATGGTTTGCGTTGCTGATGGTGTCGCCGGGGACTCCGGCGGTATCGACGATACGCTTCTGATCTTTGTCGGGGAAGAATTGGATGTGCTGTCTATCGCTACCCGGCGAGAGGAAAGCGCCTGGCAGGCACCAGCGGTCGCCAAGGTGATTACGGCGCAACAGATTCGGGAAGGGGGGGTGTTGACACTTTCCGAGGCGCTTTCGACGGTTCCCGGATTTTATATGGCGGATAAGGAGTGGGGCATTATGCCCTATATGCGGGGAATCCCGAATTCGGTTCTCTTTTTACACGATACCGTCCCGATGGGATCGGATGTCAATAAATCATTAAACCCAATCGGCCATGAGCTGCCGCTGACCGCTATCAAACGCATCGAGATCATTCGGGGCCCTGGATCCGTGTTGTGGGGTCCGGATGCGTTTGCCGGCATTGTCAATGTCGTGCCGCTCAGCGGTAAAGATTTTGAGGGAATTGAAACAGGGCTTTCAATGGGTACGACGCAAAGCCAAAAAGGCGGCTATGTCAATCTGGGGCATGATTCGGGTTCGTGGGATGCCTTTGCGAGCCTTAGCGCCCGCTCCGAAGAAGGGGAGGATCGCCCTTATAATGTCGTTAACTTCTGGCAGGATAGTGACACGCCGGTGCCGCCGGAGGATCGTTTCGGGATTGGGACGGTCGATACGGCGGATTATGTTGACGCGCTGGGGGCTGTTTCCCTGGGGAACTGCCTGTCCGCAACGGCAAAGGCCTCGCTTTCAGAAACGCCTTACAGCCTTACGGGAGATGACGGTGAAATGACTTGGCCTGAAGAACGCCGCGTTTCTTCGGGATATGTGAAGGTCGAAGGGAAGAAGGAGACGAGCCGAAATGCAGCGATCCGGGTTCTCGGAAGCTATAGCTGGTTGAATCCCGACTGGAAAATCATTGATCTAACGTTGAATCAGGAAGAAAATACGGTCTATGGAGAGTTGTTATATGACCAAAGTTTTTTCGACGGCATCGGGTTGTTGACGACCGGGGTGTCATACCGTGAGAAGCGTGTCACGGATGCGCCGATATGGGATGGATATTTATATGACTATCTTGGACCGTTGAATGAGTATTTCGTTCCCGGATTGACCCTGGCGGATTATGAGTCGTCGTTGCGGTCCGTGTTTGGCCAATATACGCATAAAATAAACAAGTTGGAATTGCTGGGCGGCATCCGATATGATGACCACGACGCCTATGAGGACAATGTCAGTTTTAATGGTGGTGGGGTCTGGCGTTTTTCCCGGGCGCTCATTTTCAAGCTGCTGTATGGTACGGCCTATCGAACGCCGTTTTCCCATCAATTGCTTGCGGATGAAGCGTCGAAGCTTGAAAAAATCAAAAGTTTCACGGCGCAAATCGGGTGGCATCCTTCGGATGATTTCAACTTTTCATTGACGGGGTTTTATAATGAAATTGAAAACCATATCATGCAGGACCAATTTGCCGGGTTGTCCCTACCGAACAGACAGGAAACGCAAGGGGCGGAGTTCGATATTCAGTGGAATCCGTTTCGGGCGCTTGAATTACGCGGCAATATGACGATTATGGATCACAGCGGCCCAAATGAAATTTACAAATACAATGATTACAGCACGATCAATCCTGACGACGGCACGGTGGAAAAGCATTATGTCGATCTTTCCTACCCCTACGATGCCGGGCCTGATACCTTAATCAATCTCATGGGGGTATGGCGGCCTTCCGACAGCCTGTCCATGTCCTTTAGAATCTACCACATTTCATCGCGGCCGCTCATTTTCCCGAGAGGAGGACAGAGCCGGGAAATTTCCGGGGTGTGGTTGGCCGATACTTCCCTATTATGCCGTGATATCCTGACATCCGGATTCGATATGCGAATCCTGCTCAAAAACATTATGGATGAAGATTATGAGACGCCCGGCACCTATTATGTCATCAAAGGCGAGCCGTTCCGGGCCGAAATAAGCTTTTCCAAGAAATGGTAG
- a CDS encoding sigma-54 dependent transcriptional regulator — MANILVVDDEKRIRHLLSIMLERAGHQVVQAGDGIEALQMLEKAAFDIVITDIRMPKMSGMELLKKIKSAGLACPVIFITAHATIDSAVEIMRLGAADYITKPFEEDRILLTIERSLNISRVMAENKELRKELIKSSGHDKIICASKAMKQMLAVASKVAKSDSAVLISGESGTGKELLARFIHFMSNRKNGRFVPINCAAISPQLVESELFGYEKGAFSGADKRTEGKFEYANNGTLFLDEIGDLSLDAQAKLLRALQEKKIRRVGGNQELGVNVRVVCASNRNLHELVETGQFRQDLLFRINVFPLESPPLRERKEDIIPLCRHFLERLSGMKSVGLSDSAVRLLTDYPWPGNVRELANAMERALILSPDPGGLTAESLSFLKSGGQSENRNGNGFKLPPGGISLETVQKNLVRQALEISGNNQSNAAQLLGLTRAKFRILMKHAID; from the coding sequence ATGGCCAATATCTTGGTTGTCGATGACGAGAAGAGAATAAGGCACCTGCTTTCCATTATGCTGGAGCGGGCCGGCCATCAGGTCGTTCAGGCCGGTGATGGGATAGAAGCGCTGCAGATGTTGGAAAAGGCGGCATTTGACATTGTTATCACCGACATTCGCATGCCGAAAATGAGCGGCATGGAATTGCTGAAAAAAATTAAATCCGCAGGGCTCGCATGCCCGGTAATTTTCATTACCGCGCATGCGACAATCGACTCGGCGGTGGAAATCATGCGGCTGGGCGCCGCCGATTATATCACCAAGCCCTTCGAGGAAGACCGTATTTTATTGACGATTGAAAGATCCCTCAATATTTCCCGGGTCATGGCGGAAAATAAAGAATTGAGAAAGGAACTGATTAAAAGCTCCGGCCATGACAAAATTATCTGTGCGTCCAAAGCCATGAAGCAGATGCTGGCCGTCGCTTCAAAAGTGGCCAAGAGTGATTCGGCCGTGTTGATCAGCGGCGAGTCCGGCACGGGAAAAGAGCTGCTGGCCCGATTTATTCATTTTATGAGCAATCGAAAGAACGGGCGGTTCGTCCCCATCAATTGCGCGGCGATTTCACCGCAACTTGTGGAATCCGAATTATTCGGGTATGAGAAAGGCGCCTTTTCCGGAGCGGATAAACGGACGGAAGGTAAATTCGAGTACGCCAATAACGGCACGTTGTTTCTGGACGAGATCGGGGATTTGTCCTTGGATGCCCAGGCAAAACTGCTGAGGGCCCTGCAGGAAAAGAAAATTCGAAGAGTCGGTGGAAATCAGGAGCTTGGTGTGAATGTTAGGGTGGTTTGCGCCAGCAATCGCAACCTGCATGAATTGGTGGAAACCGGGCAATTCCGGCAGGACCTGCTCTTTCGTATCAATGTGTTTCCGTTGGAATCTCCCCCTCTGAGAGAAAGAAAGGAAGATATCATTCCCCTTTGCCGGCATTTTCTGGAACGGTTGAGCGGAATGAAGTCGGTCGGCTTATCCGATAGCGCCGTGCGGCTTCTGACCGACTACCCCTGGCCCGGTAATGTGAGAGAACTGGCCAACGCCATGGAACGTGCTTTGATTTTATCACCGGACCCGGGCGGATTGACGGCGGAATCCCTTTCTTTTCTGAAATCCGGCGGGCAGTCGGAAAACAGGAACGGCAATGGATTTAAACTCCCTCCGGGTGGCATTTCCCTGGAAACCGTTCAAAAGAATCTCGTGCGACAGGCGCTTGAAATATCGGGGAATAACCAGTCCAACGCCGCTCAGTTGTTGGGGCTTACGCGGGCGAAATTTCGGATTTTAATGAAGCATGCGATTGACTAA
- a CDS encoding ATP-binding protein → MRTIGFHPRLLLAAFLLICVTTLILDVVGVHITRNFMYKRFNDRIEFLAKYLALNSEVSILMGDRNRLNSLVLNLLGEEDVARVTILDNQGEILVDQRNTVSGPLSAVKAPVLLKIDRDETVLFQDRKSLSRRAGRNVGENVGEVRIAYSTFGIEQLIKEITLKYIWFSIGLSIVSALVFYIISRPMVKEVKQLAFAARQVGRGDLELRVRPGKIPETRSLAIDFNTMLDSLNKSKEALDRVSREMIKQKSLAEMGKFSMMIAHEVKNPLSIIKGSLDILKKDMALTSQNTMVGYIEDEVRRLNRLIEDFLLFARPVKPAFRPVDLNALARSLIERFEMLTSESDIRLSAEIPNEPVIAVADSDLLVRGLGNILKNACEAAGDNGEVSIVCWATGDFWVAEISDSGEGISPDKLHKVFEPFYTDRATGTGLGLAFTRQVVTAHRGIVMADNAATGGAVFRMEIPLAAAREISESTANVG, encoded by the coding sequence ATGAGGACCATCGGGTTTCATCCCCGGCTCCTACTTGCCGCTTTTTTACTGATTTGTGTCACGACGTTGATATTGGATGTGGTCGGCGTTCATATCACACGCAACTTTATGTATAAGCGGTTTAATGATCGGATTGAATTTCTCGCGAAATACCTCGCGCTGAATTCCGAGGTGAGTATTCTGATGGGAGATCGCAACCGATTAAATTCCCTGGTATTAAATTTATTGGGGGAGGAAGATGTTGCCCGGGTAACCATCCTGGACAATCAAGGGGAGATATTGGTTGATCAGAGGAACACGGTTTCCGGTCCCTTGTCCGCCGTGAAAGCGCCGGTGTTGCTCAAAATAGACCGGGATGAAACGGTATTGTTTCAGGATAGAAAATCGCTTTCAAGGCGTGCCGGCCGCAACGTGGGGGAAAACGTCGGTGAGGTTCGAATTGCTTACAGCACCTTTGGTATCGAGCAGTTGATTAAAGAAATCACATTGAAATATATCTGGTTTTCAATCGGGCTATCCATTGTTTCGGCGCTTGTGTTTTATATTATTTCCCGGCCGATGGTGAAGGAAGTCAAACAGCTCGCCTTTGCCGCGCGCCAGGTCGGCCGGGGGGATTTGGAGCTTCGGGTTCGACCCGGCAAAATTCCGGAAACGCGCTCACTGGCGATTGATTTCAACACCATGCTGGACTCGCTGAATAAAAGCAAGGAGGCGCTCGATCGCGTCTCCCGGGAAATGATCAAGCAAAAATCCCTGGCGGAAATGGGTAAATTTTCGATGATGATTGCCCATGAGGTTAAAAACCCGCTCAGCATTATTAAAGGGTCCCTGGATATTCTAAAAAAGGATATGGCGCTTACCAGCCAAAATACGATGGTGGGGTATATCGAGGACGAGGTCCGCCGGCTGAATCGGTTGATCGAGGATTTTCTTCTGTTCGCCCGTCCGGTGAAACCGGCGTTTCGCCCTGTCGATTTAAATGCGCTGGCGAGATCCCTGATTGAACGATTCGAGATGCTCACGAGCGAAAGTGATATCAGGCTTTCGGCCGAGATTCCGAATGAGCCCGTGATCGCCGTGGCGGACAGTGATTTGCTTGTCAGGGGGCTTGGGAATATTCTGAAAAATGCATGTGAAGCTGCGGGCGATAACGGCGAAGTGTCGATTGTGTGTTGGGCAACCGGCGATTTTTGGGTCGCTGAAATTTCAGATAGCGGCGAGGGAATTTCACCGGATAAGCTTCATAAGGTGTTTGAACCGTTTTATACGGACCGGGCAACCGGGACGGGCTTGGGGCTCGCGTTTACCCGGCAGGTGGTGACGGCCCATAGAGGTATCGTTATGGCCGACAACGCGGCAACGGGGGGGGCTGTTTTCAGAATGGAAATTCCACTCGCAGCGGCGCGGGAGATAAGCGAATCAACAGCGAATGTGGGATAG